The following coding sequences are from one Halorubrum sp. BOL3-1 window:
- the gltB gene encoding glutamate synthase large subunit, whose amino-acid sequence MTKSRSTTRGVRDSDTSGRERGLAAPTDDRSNCGIGGVVDLDAAPTHETVTDAITLLENLEHRGTTGAEENTGDGAGIMVARPDEFFREVVDADLPEEYAVGSVFMPPEPGVQAEIHDVIAEVCAVYGLEVFAWRSVPTDNADLGATALESEPEVSQVFVAPVEGAGLAQRFTSEETRSDDADPGLLGFDRALYAARREIENAVSDVDGAGRFYVCSLDRQRVVYKGLLKGSQLADYYPDLTDERFASHVALVHARFSTNTLGAWHLAHPYRNIVHNGEFNTIRGNVNWMRARENDLEHPAFGAELDTIKPVIDDPNQSDTASVDNALELLLQTDRDLPHALRMLIPEAFRGDDLMDDDRADFYDYHASLVEPWDGPALVLGFDGDRVAGVLDRNGLRPCRYEVTTENRLVVGSEVGALPTEPADVRRRGRLQPGEIFVADPESSRIVPDDEVFEALTDEKYGEWVEDEQLDLPSVVEATDAPADGLAAGLDGDTTVAASDADGDDADASPPTRAHQAAFGYTTDSLDNMVEPMAESGKDPVGSMGDDTPLSVLTDVDRPLFTYFKQLFAQVSNPPIDYIREELVTSLESRIGNQRNLLAETPEHARQIVSDSPVLTDGETAALKSLGEGVEAFDAVTVDTTYDRNRSLVDAVSRVRRDAAAAVEDGADVVVLSDRAVGPERLAVPSLLATGAVHHHLVREGLRNRAGVVVESGEPHEVHHLATLVGYGADAVDPYLAYASIADVVAGPDGADEDEALAAYRHALEDGLLKTMAKMGISTMESYQGAQIFEAVGLDSDFVAEYFEGTEIRTEGIGIEQIEDDLRTRHAMAFGADPELETTGEYEHRSSGVKHGWNPQTVGTLQQAVRGGDYEQYREFAELVNDQTEELQTLRGLLEFDSDRDPVPVDRVEPIESIVERFATASMSLGSLSPEAHENNAIAMNRIGGKSGTGEGGEPPERFDTEKECTIKQVASGRFGVTADYLANAEDIQIKMAQGSKPGEGGHLPGEKVNEMIAHVRCSTPGVGLISPPPQHDIYSIEDLKQLIFDLKAANPDADVNVKLVSEAGIGTIAAGVAKANADVVHVSGHSGGTGASPKTSIKNAGLPWELGLAEANQMLRATGLRDRIRVSADGGLRTGRDVAVAAALGAEEYVFGTASLVTSGCVMARQCHENTCPVGVATQREDLRQRFPGQPDHVVNYMTFIAQELREIMAEQGYTEVEEFVGRPELLTQRETDHEKAKHLDLSAVIAEPAGESRTKVREQAHPGIDDLLDWDLIDEAAPAIEDGAPVALTRDIRNVDRAVGATLSNRVVSEHGGEGLPDDTITCRFDGEAGQSFGAFLASGVTMELSGAANDYVGKGLSGGRLVVETPAEAAYDPTENIVVGNVALYGATSGELYVNGVAGERFGVRNSGVKAVVEGVGDHGCEYMTGGVVAVLGDTGRNFAAGMSGGIAYVYDPDDRFDDRVNRGMVSVSETLGDSDERMLRRLVENHRAYADSERATDLLDDWEAALDDFVRVFPDAYADVIAEGIGDDVRDELPAPAAAVPAVGADAAEQVSGDD is encoded by the coding sequence ATGACCAAGTCACGTAGTACCACCCGAGGCGTACGGGACTCGGACACCTCGGGCCGAGAAAGGGGACTCGCGGCGCCGACTGACGACCGGTCGAACTGCGGTATCGGCGGCGTCGTCGACCTCGACGCTGCCCCGACGCACGAAACGGTCACGGACGCGATCACGCTGCTCGAGAACCTCGAACACCGAGGGACGACCGGCGCGGAGGAGAACACCGGAGACGGCGCGGGGATCATGGTAGCTCGCCCCGACGAGTTCTTCCGCGAGGTCGTCGACGCCGACCTTCCGGAGGAGTACGCCGTCGGCTCCGTGTTCATGCCGCCGGAACCGGGCGTCCAGGCGGAGATCCACGACGTCATCGCGGAGGTGTGTGCCGTCTACGGGCTGGAGGTGTTCGCGTGGCGGTCGGTCCCGACCGACAACGCCGACCTCGGCGCGACGGCCCTCGAATCGGAGCCGGAGGTGTCGCAGGTGTTCGTCGCCCCGGTGGAGGGGGCCGGGTTGGCCCAGCGGTTCACGAGCGAGGAGACCCGCTCGGACGACGCCGACCCCGGCCTGCTCGGATTCGACCGCGCGCTGTACGCGGCCCGCCGCGAGATCGAGAACGCGGTGTCCGACGTCGACGGTGCCGGCCGATTCTACGTCTGCTCGCTCGACCGCCAGCGCGTCGTTTATAAGGGACTCCTGAAGGGGTCACAGCTCGCGGACTACTATCCGGACCTGACCGACGAGCGGTTCGCGAGCCACGTCGCCTTGGTCCACGCGCGCTTCTCGACGAACACGCTGGGCGCGTGGCACCTCGCGCACCCGTACCGAAACATCGTCCACAACGGCGAGTTCAACACGATCCGCGGGAACGTCAACTGGATGCGGGCCCGCGAGAACGACCTCGAACACCCGGCGTTCGGGGCCGAACTCGACACGATCAAACCGGTGATCGATGACCCCAACCAGTCGGACACCGCCAGCGTCGACAACGCGCTCGAACTCCTCCTCCAGACCGACCGCGACCTCCCGCACGCGCTCCGGATGCTGATCCCGGAGGCGTTCCGCGGTGACGACCTGATGGACGACGACCGCGCCGACTTCTACGACTACCACGCCTCCCTCGTCGAGCCGTGGGACGGTCCGGCCCTCGTCTTGGGCTTCGACGGCGACCGCGTGGCCGGCGTCCTCGACCGCAACGGGCTTCGCCCGTGTCGCTACGAGGTGACGACCGAGAACCGGCTCGTCGTCGGCAGCGAGGTCGGGGCCCTCCCGACGGAGCCCGCCGACGTGCGCCGCCGCGGACGGCTCCAGCCCGGCGAGATATTCGTCGCCGACCCGGAGTCGAGCCGGATCGTCCCGGACGACGAGGTGTTCGAAGCGCTCACCGACGAGAAGTACGGCGAGTGGGTGGAAGACGAACAGCTCGACCTGCCGTCCGTCGTTGAGGCGACCGACGCGCCGGCGGACGGGCTCGCCGCCGGGCTCGACGGGGACACGACCGTCGCGGCGAGCGACGCCGACGGGGACGACGCCGACGCGTCGCCACCGACGCGGGCGCACCAAGCCGCGTTCGGGTACACGACCGACTCGCTGGACAACATGGTCGAGCCGATGGCGGAGTCCGGGAAGGATCCGGTCGGATCGATGGGCGACGACACCCCGCTGTCCGTGCTGACCGACGTCGACCGGCCGCTTTTCACCTACTTCAAACAGCTGTTCGCGCAGGTGTCGAACCCGCCGATCGACTACATCCGCGAGGAGCTCGTCACCTCGCTCGAATCGCGGATCGGCAACCAGCGCAACCTGCTCGCCGAGACGCCCGAGCACGCCCGTCAGATCGTCTCCGACTCGCCCGTCCTCACCGACGGCGAGACGGCCGCGCTGAAGTCCCTCGGCGAGGGCGTCGAGGCGTTCGACGCCGTCACCGTCGACACCACGTACGACCGAAACAGGTCGCTCGTCGACGCCGTGAGTCGGGTCCGTAGGGACGCCGCGGCCGCGGTCGAGGACGGCGCCGACGTCGTGGTCCTCTCCGACCGCGCCGTGGGTCCCGAGCGGCTCGCGGTGCCGAGCCTGCTCGCGACCGGCGCGGTCCATCACCACCTCGTCCGCGAGGGGTTACGGAACCGCGCCGGCGTCGTCGTCGAGTCCGGCGAGCCGCACGAGGTCCACCACCTCGCGACGCTCGTCGGTTACGGCGCCGACGCGGTCGACCCGTACCTCGCGTACGCCTCCATCGCCGACGTGGTCGCCGGCCCCGACGGGGCCGACGAGGACGAGGCGCTCGCGGCGTATCGCCACGCGCTGGAGGACGGTCTCCTGAAGACGATGGCGAAGATGGGCATCTCGACGATGGAGTCGTACCAGGGCGCCCAGATATTCGAGGCGGTCGGACTCGATTCCGACTTCGTTGCCGAGTACTTCGAAGGGACGGAGATCCGGACCGAGGGGATCGGAATCGAGCAGATCGAAGACGACCTCCGGACCCGCCACGCGATGGCGTTCGGCGCCGACCCCGAGCTGGAGACGACCGGCGAGTACGAGCACCGCTCCTCGGGGGTAAAACACGGCTGGAACCCGCAGACGGTCGGCACGCTCCAGCAGGCGGTGCGCGGCGGCGACTACGAGCAGTACCGGGAGTTCGCGGAGCTGGTGAACGACCAGACCGAGGAGCTCCAGACGCTGCGCGGGCTCTTGGAGTTCGACTCCGACCGCGACCCGGTGCCGGTCGACCGCGTCGAGCCGATCGAGTCGATCGTCGAGCGGTTCGCGACGGCGTCGATGAGCCTCGGCTCGCTGTCGCCGGAGGCACACGAGAACAACGCGATCGCCATGAACCGTATCGGCGGGAAATCGGGGACTGGCGAGGGGGGTGAGCCGCCGGAGCGGTTCGACACCGAAAAAGAGTGTACGATCAAGCAGGTCGCCTCCGGCCGCTTCGGCGTCACCGCCGACTACCTCGCGAACGCCGAGGACATTCAGATCAAGATGGCACAGGGGTCGAAGCCCGGTGAGGGCGGTCACCTCCCGGGCGAGAAGGTCAACGAGATGATCGCGCACGTCCGGTGTTCCACGCCGGGTGTCGGACTCATCTCGCCGCCGCCCCAACACGACATCTACTCGATCGAGGACCTCAAACAGCTCATCTTCGACCTGAAGGCGGCGAACCCGGACGCCGACGTCAACGTGAAACTCGTCTCGGAGGCCGGTATCGGCACCATCGCCGCCGGTGTCGCGAAAGCGAACGCGGACGTCGTTCACGTCTCCGGCCACTCCGGGGGCACGGGCGCGTCGCCGAAGACGTCGATCAAGAACGCGGGGCTCCCGTGGGAGCTTGGTCTCGCCGAGGCGAACCAGATGCTCCGTGCCACCGGCCTGCGCGACCGGATCCGCGTGTCGGCCGACGGCGGACTGCGGACCGGGCGCGATGTCGCGGTCGCGGCCGCGCTCGGGGCCGAGGAGTACGTCTTCGGCACCGCGTCGCTCGTCACCTCGGGCTGCGTGATGGCCCGGCAGTGCCACGAGAACACCTGTCCGGTCGGCGTCGCCACCCAGCGCGAGGACCTCCGTCAGCGGTTCCCCGGCCAGCCGGACCACGTCGTCAACTACATGACGTTCATCGCCCAGGAGCTGCGAGAGATCATGGCCGAGCAGGGGTACACGGAGGTGGAGGAGTTCGTCGGCCGCCCGGAACTGCTCACACAGCGCGAGACCGACCACGAGAAGGCGAAGCACCTCGACCTGTCGGCGGTGATAGCCGAGCCGGCCGGCGAGTCCCGAACGAAGGTGCGCGAGCAGGCCCATCCCGGGATCGACGACCTGCTGGACTGGGACCTCATCGACGAGGCCGCCCCCGCCATCGAGGACGGCGCGCCGGTCGCGCTCACCCGCGACATCCGCAACGTCGACCGCGCGGTCGGCGCGACGCTGTCGAACCGCGTCGTCTCCGAACACGGCGGCGAGGGGCTTCCGGACGACACGATCACCTGTCGGTTCGACGGCGAGGCGGGGCAGAGCTTCGGCGCGTTCCTCGCGTCGGGAGTCACGATGGAACTGTCGGGCGCCGCCAACGACTACGTCGGCAAGGGCCTGTCGGGCGGCCGCCTCGTGGTCGAGACGCCCGCGGAGGCGGCGTACGACCCGACTGAGAACATCGTCGTCGGCAACGTCGCGCTGTACGGCGCCACCTCGGGCGAGCTGTACGTCAACGGCGTCGCAGGCGAGCGGTTCGGCGTCCGTAACTCCGGCGTGAAAGCCGTCGTCGAGGGCGTCGGCGACCACGGCTGCGAGTACATGACCGGCGGCGTCGTCGCCGTCCTCGGTGACACGGGTCGGAACTTCGCGGCGGGGATGTCCGGCGGTATCGCGTACGTGTACGACCCGGACGACCGGTTCGACGACCGGGTGAACCGCGGGATGGTCTCGGTGTCCGAGACGCTCGGCGACTCCGACGAGCGGATGCTGCGCCGGCTCGTCGAGAACCACCGCGCGTACGCCGACAGCGAGCGCGCGACAGACCTGCTCGACGACTGGGAGGCGGCGCTCGACGACTTCGTCCGCGTGTTCCCCGACGCGTACGCCGACGTCATCGCCGAGGGGATCGGCGACGACGTTCGCGACGAGCTGCCGGCGCCCGCCGCCGCGGTGCCTGCCGTCGGCGCCGATGCGGCCGAACAGGTCTCGGGCGACGACTGA
- a CDS encoding HEWD family protein, with protein sequence MSVTITPPKERACELCGREERWDDEAEGWRIAAEPGNVYCIHEWDINGTFVPLEGK encoded by the coding sequence ATGAGCGTGACCATCACACCGCCGAAGGAACGCGCGTGCGAGTTGTGCGGGCGCGAGGAGCGGTGGGACGACGAGGCCGAAGGGTGGCGGATCGCCGCCGAGCCCGGGAACGTCTACTGTATCCACGAGTGGGACATTAACGGCACGTTCGTTCCCCTCGAAGGGAAATAA
- a CDS encoding PGF-CTERM sorting domain-containing protein, whose translation MDPISPGTYDVTLRSEHGTAVANDSVTVTVDQRSTTDLTAYTTREVVPGDFGNATAIRDAIADGTLGAATTATANDTVVYAVNATGLTGLPAAANASLERGTDLDRLDGLSFGVTRTGTDDANASGDGDALGSIPNESTVHLDREGLFLVADGETAFGTETPPADGDTFEAGFRVDDDRLRRAGDGDRRVTARVTYAAADPVDERPTNETGDESAARSSTGAGPNDSGGPSRTGATGESGAPSGSGTPSSSGGSGGSGDVDSSNTTGGSTGTGGSADSGGPAGTSTGSSGESQGAPNGSRGPDGDPATAPLGVGITVAPGTSEILPSAGALETFGTDRTDEGTDGPSTQGSRPATERSSGDGASDADSEGATGPAESVGPSEASDSSSDGTDASDLGYDDAPIRSTAYDLPGFGPVGSLAAVACASLLARRRVREP comes from the coding sequence ATGGATCCGATATCGCCCGGAACGTACGACGTTACGCTGCGGTCGGAACACGGTACCGCGGTCGCCAACGACAGCGTCACGGTCACGGTCGATCAGCGATCGACGACGGATCTTACTGCGTACACCACGCGAGAGGTTGTTCCGGGCGACTTCGGGAATGCGACCGCGATCCGAGACGCGATAGCCGACGGGACGCTTGGGGCGGCGACGACCGCCACCGCGAACGACACGGTGGTCTACGCCGTGAACGCGACCGGATTGACCGGTCTCCCGGCGGCCGCGAACGCGTCGCTGGAGCGCGGCACGGACCTCGACCGCCTCGACGGTCTCTCGTTCGGGGTGACGCGGACAGGCACAGACGACGCCAACGCCTCCGGCGATGGAGATGCGCTCGGGTCGATTCCGAACGAATCGACGGTCCATCTCGACCGCGAGGGCCTGTTCCTCGTTGCCGACGGCGAGACCGCGTTCGGCACCGAGACCCCGCCCGCCGACGGCGACACGTTCGAAGCCGGATTCAGGGTCGACGACGACCGACTGCGTCGGGCCGGCGACGGCGACCGCCGAGTGACGGCGCGGGTGACGTACGCGGCTGCCGACCCCGTCGACGAACGCCCGACGAACGAGACCGGCGACGAGTCGGCCGCGAGATCGTCGACGGGAGCCGGACCGAACGACTCGGGGGGACCGTCCAGAACCGGAGCGACCGGTGAGTCGGGTGCGCCGAGCGGGTCGGGGACGCCGAGTAGCTCCGGCGGTTCCGGTGGATCGGGCGACGTCGATAGTTCGAATACAACCGGCGGTTCCACCGGTACCGGCGGGTCCGCCGATTCCGGTGGTCCCGCCGGCACCAGCACCGGTTCGAGTGGGGAGAGTCAGGGGGCACCCAACGGGTCACGAGGCCCGGACGGTGACCCCGCGACGGCTCCTCTGGGGGTCGGAATCACGGTCGCGCCCGGTACGTCGGAGATCCTGCCGTCCGCGGGAGCGCTGGAGACTTTCGGTACCGACCGGACGGATGAGGGTACGGACGGTCCCTCAACGCAGGGGTCCCGGCCGGCGACCGAGCGGTCGAGCGGCGACGGGGCGTCCGACGCCGACTCCGAGGGGGCGACCGGACCCGCCGAGTCGGTCGGTCCCTCCGAAGCGAGCGATTCGTCCTCCGACGGGACCGACGCGAGCGACCTCGGGTACGACGACGCGCCGATCCGGTCGACCGCGTACGACCTTCCCGGGTTCGGTCCCGTCGGTTCGCTCGCGGCGGTGGCGTGCGCGTCGCTGCTCGCTCGTCGTCGCGTGCGTGAACCGTGA
- a CDS encoding DUF6517 family protein produces the protein MKRRGLLAALAVSTSVTVAGCAGQDQSFDLDAEPAQIPESAYADGYSGQGPQEFSINEGFNATGVNVEVSATTWVTQYTNEEIGSALFVASTPNESFAGESVNPLVRAEGADLIRQLLDRIDQQGIGGNETEIQTDDIEEAGEETQDILGEETTVSILETTVSADVDDANGQSGSVEDIPVLVYIATVEDDDDVVVMTGVHPEKIDQSDQLLSMMGSVEH, from the coding sequence ATGAAGCGACGTGGACTGCTCGCGGCGCTCGCCGTATCGACCTCGGTCACCGTCGCCGGGTGCGCAGGTCAGGACCAGAGCTTCGATCTCGACGCGGAACCGGCACAGATCCCGGAGAGCGCGTACGCTGACGGGTACTCGGGTCAGGGACCGCAAGAGTTCTCCATTAACGAGGGGTTCAACGCCACGGGCGTGAACGTGGAGGTGTCGGCGACGACCTGGGTCACTCAGTACACCAACGAGGAAATCGGATCGGCGCTGTTCGTGGCGAGTACCCCGAACGAGTCGTTCGCCGGAGAGTCGGTCAACCCGCTCGTCAGAGCCGAGGGAGCGGATCTCATCCGGCAGCTCCTCGACCGGATCGACCAGCAGGGGATCGGCGGTAACGAGACCGAAATACAGACGGACGACATCGAGGAGGCCGGCGAGGAGACGCAGGACATCCTCGGAGAGGAGACCACCGTGTCGATCCTCGAGACGACGGTCAGTGCGGACGTCGACGACGCCAACGGTCAGAGCGGCTCCGTCGAGGATATTCCCGTTCTCGTCTACATCGCCACCGTCGAAGACGACGACGATGTCGTCGTGATGACAGGCGTCCACCCGGAGAAGATCGATCAGTCTGACCAGCTACTCTCGATGATGGGATCGGTCGAACACTGA
- a CDS encoding alkaline phosphatase family protein, producing MGLFDRLRGNDTPRVAFIGIDGLSYRLVADNPETFPTLSAIADDGESGGIDSIVPAESSACWPSLTTGKNPGETGVYGFQDREIGSYDTYVPMGRDVQVPRVWDRATDAGLDATVMNVPVTFPPQRTVQRMVSGYLSPDLDAAAHPEELREYLTGGDYRLSVNAKLGHKADKTAFLEHASETLEARAAAFERYVERDDWDLFVGVFTAPDRVNHFLWDDYEESGEYRDELLSFHAALDEHVGSIREALPDDVTLVVGSTHGFTRLRYDVYCNEWLEREGWLSYGDDDHDALAGIDDEARAYSLVPGRFYLNVEGREPNGAVPESEYEETRAELRDALESWTGPDGNPVADRVLDRETVFRGDHAAIAPDLVVVPNDGFDLKSGFRSHDGVFDADGPRTGMHAFDDAALFVDHPDAAVEDADLLDVAPTLLRLLDVDHGRTDFDGASLV from the coding sequence ATGGGCCTCTTCGACCGGCTGCGAGGGAACGATACCCCGCGCGTGGCGTTCATCGGGATCGACGGCCTCTCGTACCGGCTGGTCGCCGACAACCCGGAGACGTTCCCGACGCTGTCGGCGATCGCGGACGACGGCGAGAGTGGAGGGATCGACAGCATCGTGCCCGCGGAGTCGAGCGCGTGCTGGCCGAGCCTCACGACGGGGAAGAACCCGGGTGAGACGGGGGTATACGGGTTCCAGGACCGCGAGATCGGCTCCTACGACACGTACGTGCCGATGGGGCGGGACGTCCAAGTTCCGCGGGTGTGGGACCGCGCGACCGACGCGGGACTCGACGCGACCGTAATGAACGTCCCCGTCACGTTCCCGCCGCAGCGGACCGTCCAGCGGATGGTCTCGGGCTACCTCTCGCCCGACCTCGACGCGGCCGCTCACCCCGAGGAGCTTCGCGAGTACCTCACCGGGGGCGACTACCGGCTGTCGGTCAACGCGAAGCTCGGTCACAAGGCGGACAAGACGGCGTTCTTAGAACACGCCAGCGAGACCCTCGAAGCCCGTGCCGCGGCCTTCGAGCGGTACGTCGAGCGCGACGACTGGGACCTCTTCGTCGGCGTCTTCACCGCCCCCGACCGCGTCAACCACTTCCTGTGGGACGACTACGAGGAGAGCGGAGAGTACCGCGACGAACTGCTATCCTTCCACGCCGCGCTCGACGAACACGTCGGCTCGATCCGCGAGGCGCTCCCGGACGACGTCACGCTCGTCGTCGGCTCCACGCACGGATTCACCCGACTGCGGTACGACGTCTACTGTAACGAGTGGCTCGAACGCGAGGGGTGGCTCTCCTACGGGGACGACGACCACGACGCGCTCGCCGGTATCGACGACGAGGCCCGCGCGTACTCGCTCGTTCCCGGCCGCTTCTACCTCAACGTCGAGGGCCGCGAGCCGAACGGCGCCGTCCCCGAGTCCGAGTACGAGGAGACGCGCGCCGAGCTGCGCGACGCGCTGGAGTCGTGGACCGGACCCGACGGGAACCCCGTCGCCGACCGCGTACTCGATCGAGAGACCGTGTTCCGGGGCGACCACGCCGCCATCGCGCCCGACCTCGTCGTCGTCCCGAACGACGGGTTCGACCTCAAGTCCGGGTTCCGGTCGCACGACGGCGTGTTCGACGCTGACGGGCCGCGAACGGGGATGCACGCCTTCGACGACGCCGCGCTGTTCGTCGACCACCCCGACGCGGCGGTCGAGGACGCGGACCTCCTCGATGTCGCGCCCACCCTCCTTCGACTGCTCGACGTCGACCACGGGCGCACGGACTTCGACGGCGCCAGCCTCGTTTGA
- a CDS encoding PhzF family phenazine biosynthesis protein, translated as METRRALLVDAFAAEPLAGNAAGVVPDAEGLSDDQMAAVAAELGASETAFLTSGDGTTDAGDAVDDRLRYFSPTTEVDLCGHATIATYGALFAEGAIDGGELTLRTNVGDLTVAVDGDGTVWMRQQSPSVEVVDVDLGRIADALGVDPAALRDVGADLPVAVASTGLPFLVVPVNFLERLGEADPDDGAVERLSGEFDVAGVYAFTFDALNADSTLHGRAFAPEIGVSEDPVTGTASGAVGGYLRRVDAFDGDEPDELRFEQGHFLDRPGHVRVRVEADGVRVGGRATVALDGEIRVPDDEDDGIVEA; from the coding sequence ATGGAGACCCGACGCGCGCTGCTCGTCGACGCGTTCGCCGCCGAGCCGCTGGCCGGAAACGCAGCCGGCGTCGTCCCCGACGCCGAGGGGCTGAGCGACGATCAGATGGCCGCGGTGGCCGCCGAACTCGGCGCCTCGGAAACGGCGTTTCTCACCTCTGGGGACGGGACGACTGACGCGGGCGACGCGGTCGACGACCGGCTCCGGTACTTCTCGCCGACCACGGAGGTCGACCTCTGCGGGCACGCCACGATCGCGACGTACGGCGCCCTGTTCGCCGAGGGAGCGATCGACGGCGGCGAACTCACGCTCCGCACGAACGTCGGGGACCTCACCGTAGCGGTCGACGGCGACGGCACCGTTTGGATGCGCCAACAGTCCCCGAGCGTCGAGGTCGTCGATGTCGACCTCGGTCGGATCGCGGACGCGCTCGGGGTCGACCCCGCCGCGCTGCGCGACGTCGGCGCGGACCTCCCCGTCGCGGTCGCGTCGACCGGACTGCCGTTCCTCGTCGTCCCCGTGAACTTCTTAGAGCGGCTCGGGGAGGCCGACCCGGACGACGGGGCGGTCGAGCGCCTCTCCGGGGAGTTCGACGTCGCCGGCGTGTACGCCTTCACGTTCGACGCGCTCAACGCCGACTCGACGCTTCACGGCCGGGCGTTCGCGCCCGAGATCGGCGTCTCGGAGGACCCGGTCACCGGGACCGCGAGCGGGGCGGTCGGCGGATACCTCCGGCGCGTCGACGCGTTCGACGGGGACGAGCCGGACGAACTCCGCTTCGAACAGGGGCACTTCCTCGACCGACCCGGACACGTCCGCGTCCGCGTCGAGGCGGACGGGGTCCGCGTCGGCGGGCGGGCGACGGTCGCGCTCGACGGCGAGATCCGGGTCCCCGACGACGAGGACGACGGGATCGTCGAGGCGTAG
- a CDS encoding calcium/sodium antiporter: MLPGSPLVELLLIAGGVALLYAGAELLVSGASDVALAVGLKASTVGVTVVAFATTAPELFVSLLGAVTVSTDIGLGAIVGSNVANIGLVLGISALIRPLDVSETVLRRHVPFMVLAALLLVGLGWDGRIGLVDGVVLLATLVAFTAAVLRNVQQNQSAISDEQRDEMPDAKARDVAAVVGGIVALVLGSRWLIDGGESLLSAAGFSDIFIGLTVLALGTSLPELAASVVAAVRGEAEFSVGNVVGSNIYNILAVIGIVAVVTPIGVAPSVRGFEFPALLTFTAVAVGMMAYGERITRVNGAVLTVGYGAFVYLLLP, encoded by the coding sequence GTGCTGCCCGGGTCGCCACTCGTCGAACTGCTGTTGATCGCCGGCGGCGTCGCCCTCCTGTACGCCGGCGCCGAACTGCTCGTGTCCGGCGCGAGCGACGTGGCGCTCGCCGTGGGGCTGAAGGCGTCGACCGTCGGCGTCACCGTCGTGGCGTTCGCGACGACCGCCCCGGAGCTTTTCGTCTCCCTGCTCGGCGCGGTCACGGTGTCGACCGACATCGGACTCGGCGCGATCGTCGGGTCGAACGTCGCCAACATCGGGCTGGTGTTGGGGATCTCCGCGCTCATCCGCCCCCTCGACGTCTCGGAGACCGTGCTTCGTCGGCACGTCCCGTTCATGGTGCTCGCCGCGTTGCTGCTCGTCGGTCTCGGCTGGGACGGCCGGATCGGACTCGTCGACGGCGTCGTGCTGTTGGCGACGCTCGTCGCGTTCACCGCCGCGGTCCTCCGGAACGTCCAGCAGAACCAGTCCGCGATCTCCGACGAGCAGCGGGACGAGATGCCCGACGCGAAGGCGAGGGACGTCGCGGCCGTCGTCGGTGGGATCGTCGCGCTCGTGCTCGGTTCGCGGTGGCTGATCGACGGCGGCGAGTCACTGCTGTCGGCCGCGGGCTTCTCCGACATCTTTATCGGACTCACGGTGCTGGCGCTCGGGACGTCGCTGCCGGAGCTGGCCGCGAGCGTCGTCGCCGCGGTGCGCGGCGAGGCGGAGTTCAGCGTCGGCAACGTCGTCGGCTCGAACATCTATAACATCCTCGCGGTCATCGGTATCGTCGCCGTGGTGACTCCCATCGGCGTCGCGCCGAGCGTCCGGGGGTTCGAGTTCCCCGCGCTGCTCACGTTCACGGCGGTCGCCGTCGGGATGATGGCGTACGGCGAGCGGATCACCCGCGTCAACGGCGCGGTCCTCACCGTCGGCTACGGTGCCTTCGTGTACCTGTTGCTCCCGTAG